A stretch of the Panthera uncia isolate 11264 chromosome D1, Puncia_PCG_1.0, whole genome shotgun sequence genome encodes the following:
- the CD1H11orf86 gene encoding uncharacterized protein C11orf86 homolog, with the protein MGIGPRSQSLRGPRPSYGKLQEPWGKPLESRLRRALSLRQGQEKSRPSNGGPERLDTPGQEWLPGCLEDTEQLIQAQQGERRRWLKQYQQQVKRRWESFVSGFPGVTLSRPASPEPPLSTTS; encoded by the exons ATGGGGATAGGGCCACGCAGTCAGTCCTTGCGAGGACCACGACCCTCCTATGGCAAGCTCCAGGAGCCCTGGGGGAAGCCTTTGGAGAGCCGGCTGCGTCGGGCGCTGAGCCTCAGACAGGGCCAGGAGAAGTCCAGGCCCTCAAACGGAGGCCCAGAAAGGCTGGACACGCCCGGTCAGGAGTGGCTGCCAGGGTGCCTGGAAGATACGGAGCAGCTAATTCAAGCCCAGCAAGGAGAGCGCCGGCGGTGGCTGAAGCAGTATCAGCAG CAGGTAAAGAGAAGGTGGGAGAGCTTTGTCTCCGGCTTCCCAGGTGTGACCTTGAGCCGGCCAGCCTCCCCAGAGCCCCCTCTGAGCACCACCAGCTAA